One genomic segment of Paenibacillus sp. FSL H8-0332 includes these proteins:
- a CDS encoding extracellular solute-binding protein, producing the protein MKSKPVRPVLAALLAVTLTLTLAACSSNSASKENTPTAAPQAEASPSPSAEAKLNGDEPAWKLDTSPVDLTWFVGANWYAHTWGESHASKYVTEKTGVNVKLEVPSGEANEQITLMMTSGKLPDLITMGSWETAVKKLWEGDHVYALNELADQYDPYFFKVAGDGTLKWYRQENGNTYGVPNDSYSPNLMHETGMTAANQTFLVRKDLYEEMGRPDLSTPDGFLGALQLLKDKYAEYKGQPISPFFAQGNVPYGMTEYLQNLLAVPHEKDGSVYDRMTDPDYIAWLKTFRTAYERGLINVDFLVDSDTQVEEKTNNARYFMMIREWTGMTAVNPMLAAGANPDSNYIAVDGPQNSKGDSAKLFPGNMDGWMVTMISKSTGNPERAIRFLTYLASEEGQRDLFLGKEGETWDNVDGKPQLKAEFADMLGSNIEKLEKEDGILDTYWMMRNPVIVNQWRPEKAPVIKQMEDFANAQADIDSGIYKGLDPLGDSEVAVAWSRISQNWEEVLPELITAKDEAAFDKIFESFLSRRDSYGFAQVMEFRQTELDARKAKMAE; encoded by the coding sequence GTGAAAAGCAAACCTGTAAGGCCCGTCTTAGCCGCTCTGCTGGCCGTAACCTTAACGTTAACGCTGGCCGCCTGCAGCAGCAATTCCGCAAGCAAGGAGAATACCCCAACGGCTGCACCGCAGGCTGAAGCCTCGCCCTCGCCGTCGGCCGAAGCCAAGCTGAACGGTGATGAGCCTGCCTGGAAGCTCGATACCAGCCCGGTAGATCTAACCTGGTTCGTTGGCGCGAACTGGTATGCCCACACCTGGGGCGAGAGCCACGCCTCCAAATATGTCACGGAGAAAACAGGCGTCAACGTCAAGCTGGAGGTTCCCTCCGGTGAAGCGAATGAGCAAATCACGCTGATGATGACCTCGGGCAAGCTGCCGGACCTCATCACCATGGGTTCCTGGGAGACCGCTGTCAAAAAGCTGTGGGAAGGCGATCATGTCTATGCCCTCAACGAACTGGCCGATCAGTACGATCCTTACTTCTTCAAGGTCGCCGGAGACGGTACGCTGAAGTGGTACCGGCAGGAGAACGGCAACACCTACGGGGTTCCGAATGATTCCTACAGCCCCAATCTGATGCATGAGACCGGTATGACCGCAGCCAACCAGACCTTCCTCGTTCGAAAGGATCTGTATGAGGAGATGGGCAGACCGGATCTCAGTACTCCGGACGGCTTCCTGGGGGCGCTGCAATTGCTGAAGGACAAATATGCCGAGTATAAGGGTCAGCCGATCAGCCCCTTTTTCGCGCAGGGGAATGTCCCTTACGGGATGACGGAATATCTCCAGAATCTGCTGGCCGTTCCGCATGAGAAGGACGGCAGCGTCTATGACCGCATGACCGATCCCGATTATATCGCCTGGCTCAAGACCTTCCGCACCGCTTACGAGCGCGGATTGATTAACGTGGACTTCCTGGTCGATTCCGATACTCAGGTGGAAGAGAAAACGAACAACGCCCGCTACTTCATGATGATCCGCGAATGGACCGGCATGACCGCTGTCAATCCGATGCTGGCTGCGGGGGCTAACCCGGACTCTAACTACATCGCCGTTGACGGGCCTCAGAACAGTAAGGGCGACAGCGCCAAGCTGTTCCCCGGCAACATGGACGGCTGGATGGTGACGATGATCAGCAAGTCCACCGGGAATCCGGAGCGGGCGATCCGCTTCCTGACCTACCTCGCCAGCGAAGAAGGCCAGCGTGACCTGTTCCTCGGCAAGGAAGGCGAAACCTGGGATAACGTGGACGGCAAGCCGCAGCTGAAGGCCGAATTCGCAGACATGCTGGGCAGCAATATCGAGAAGCTGGAGAAGGAAGACGGCATTCTGGATACGTACTGGATGATGCGCAATCCGGTTATCGTCAACCAGTGGAGACCGGAGAAAGCGCCTGTGATCAAGCAGATGGAGGATTTCGCCAATGCACAGGCCGATATCGACAGCGGGATCTACAAAGGGCTGGACCCGCTTGGCGATTCCGAGGTGGCGGTTGCCTGGTCACGGATCTCCCAGAACTGGGAGGAAGTGCTGCCTGAGCTGATTACGGCCAAGGACGAAGCGGCTTTTGACAAAATCTTCGAGAGCTTCCTCTCCCGCCGCGACAGCTACGGCTTCGCGCAGGTCATGGAGTTCCGCCAGACGGAGCTGGATGCCCGCAAGGCCAAAATGGCGGAATAA
- a CDS encoding carbohydrate ABC transporter permease: protein MARRGGLRRIGAFELINTLLMLAVCFLTLYPMWFVLVNSLNSPAQASLGTVNWFPKELSLASYSVAFNDRTLMNGFYITTLRTVIGTVVHVLFTAIIAYGMSKANLMGRKLYLKISLITMLFSGGLIPSFILMTKLGLYDSFWVFIIPSMYTFFNMVIFMSFFRTIPDSLEESAKVDGASDYGVLFRIVLPNSMAVIATIALFSAVYHWNDYYQGVIYIHSQELLPLQTMLYKIIAENSMSFMQQQAMAQFGARLPGNSIKFASMMVATLPILIFYPFIQRYLVKGVMIGAIKG, encoded by the coding sequence ATGGCAAGACGCGGAGGTTTGCGGCGGATTGGCGCTTTTGAGCTTATCAACACCCTGCTGATGCTGGCAGTCTGCTTCCTGACGCTGTACCCGATGTGGTTCGTGCTCGTCAACTCGCTGAATTCACCGGCGCAGGCTTCGCTGGGTACCGTCAACTGGTTTCCCAAAGAGCTGTCGCTCGCCAGCTACAGTGTTGCTTTTAACGACAGAACCTTGATGAACGGCTTCTACATCACAACGCTGCGTACGGTAATCGGAACGGTAGTGCATGTGCTGTTCACTGCAATCATTGCTTACGGAATGAGCAAGGCCAACTTAATGGGCCGCAAGCTGTATCTCAAAATCTCATTGATTACGATGCTGTTCTCAGGCGGGCTGATTCCCTCCTTCATTCTCATGACGAAGCTGGGCCTGTATGATAGCTTCTGGGTGTTCATTATCCCGTCGATGTATACTTTCTTCAATATGGTTATATTTATGAGCTTCTTCCGCACCATTCCTGACAGCCTGGAGGAGTCGGCCAAGGTAGACGGCGCTTCGGATTACGGCGTGCTGTTCCGGATTGTACTGCCTAACAGCATGGCGGTCATTGCGACCATTGCGCTTTTCTCCGCCGTCTATCACTGGAATGATTATTATCAGGGTGTCATCTACATCCATTCCCAGGAGCTGCTGCCGCTGCAGACCATGCTGTACAAAATCATCGCCGAGAACTCCATGTCCTTCATGCAGCAGCAGGCCATGGCCCAATTCGGTGCCCGGCTGCCCGGCAACTCGATCAAATTCGCCTCCATGATGGTGGCTACGCTGCCGATCCTGATCTTTTACCCCTTCATTCAGCGTTATCTGGTCAAGGGCGTGATGATCGGCGCGATTAAGGGGTAG
- a CDS encoding ABC transporter permease subunit — MFHTRTEQMKALLRQWQLQSMVIPGILWMFIFCYVPMLWLIIAFMDFSIAKPMLESPFVGLKHFQDFVTDDRFWRSIRNTLGMSTIKLVLGFPIPIFFALLLNEIRSLRFKRTVQTISYLPHFIAWTIFGGIALNWLGEGGVINQLMMALGLQDREILFNSDPKYFWWITFFTDTLKETGWSAIIYIAAIAGIDPGLYEAAELDGANRWQRMWHITVQSIRPTIAILFILAVSGILGSNFEQIFMLKNNMNMKMAESLDLYIYNMGLVSGRHSFSTAVLFARSIVALGLLLLANQTSKKLTGDSIF, encoded by the coding sequence ATGTTCCACACGAGAACGGAACAAATGAAAGCGCTTCTCAGGCAATGGCAGCTGCAAAGCATGGTGATCCCGGGCATCCTCTGGATGTTCATCTTCTGTTACGTCCCTATGCTGTGGCTGATCATTGCCTTTATGGACTTCAGCATCGCGAAGCCCATGCTGGAGTCTCCATTTGTCGGTCTGAAGCATTTTCAGGATTTCGTCACAGATGACCGGTTTTGGCGTTCGATCCGCAACACCCTCGGCATGAGTACGATCAAGCTCGTGCTGGGTTTTCCCATCCCTATTTTCTTCGCTTTGCTGCTGAATGAGATCCGCAGTCTCCGGTTCAAGCGTACGGTGCAGACCATCTCTTACCTGCCCCATTTCATTGCCTGGACGATCTTCGGCGGCATCGCACTCAACTGGCTGGGCGAGGGCGGTGTAATCAACCAGCTGATGATGGCTCTGGGGCTTCAGGACCGGGAGATCCTGTTTAACAGCGACCCTAAGTACTTCTGGTGGATTACCTTTTTCACCGATACGCTGAAGGAGACCGGCTGGAGTGCCATCATCTACATAGCAGCCATAGCCGGCATTGATCCGGGGCTGTATGAGGCAGCCGAATTGGATGGAGCGAACCGCTGGCAACGGATGTGGCATATCACGGTTCAGAGCATCCGCCCCACGATTGCGATTCTGTTCATCCTCGCCGTCAGCGGAATACTCGGCAGCAACTTTGAGCAGATCTTCATGCTGAAGAACAACATGAACATGAAGATGGCGGAGAGTCTGGACCTCTACATCTATAACATGGGGCTGGTCTCCGGGCGTCACTCCTTCTCCACCGCTGTCCTGTTTGCCCGTTCGATTGTCGCGCTGGGGCTGCTCCTGTTAGCCAATCAGACGTCCAAGAAGTTAACCGGGGACAGTATTTTTTAA
- a CDS encoding glycoside hydrolase family 16 protein produces the protein MNKLVWEQDFTSEAADLKLWNIRLGNDLLDNDGNPVFPGWGNGEQQFYTGHPGNLSIGEEGLQLCARREVTEQEGRSFAYTSARLDTKDQFSYCYGRLVVRAKLPVGQGLWPAIWLLPQDQAYGPWPASGEIDILEAKGRLPRHIAGTLHYGPDLEHKVVEEFTHELERGTIDEFREYALEWDEGSIRWLVDEHCFAERRLEPGVMPFDQPFYLLLNLAVGGWYDPVAVDEAALPAVMTVSSIRLYQS, from the coding sequence ATGAACAAGCTTGTATGGGAGCAGGATTTCACAAGTGAAGCGGCGGATTTGAAGCTCTGGAACATTCGCCTGGGTAACGACCTGCTGGACAATGACGGGAATCCCGTATTTCCGGGCTGGGGCAACGGGGAGCAGCAGTTCTATACAGGGCATCCGGGGAATCTGTCTATCGGAGAGGAAGGATTGCAGCTATGTGCGCGCCGCGAAGTGACGGAGCAGGAGGGGCGGAGCTTCGCGTATACCTCGGCACGGCTGGATACGAAGGACCAGTTCTCTTATTGCTACGGCAGGCTGGTCGTGCGCGCCAAGCTGCCGGTAGGGCAGGGGCTCTGGCCTGCCATCTGGCTGCTTCCGCAGGATCAGGCTTACGGCCCTTGGCCTGCTTCCGGTGAGATCGATATCCTGGAGGCGAAGGGACGTCTGCCCAGGCACATAGCGGGAACGCTGCACTATGGGCCGGATCTGGAGCATAAGGTCGTCGAAGAATTCACCCATGAGCTGGAGCGCGGAACGATTGATGAATTCCGGGAGTATGCGCTGGAATGGGACGAAGGCTCCATAAGGTGGCTGGTAGACGAGCACTGCTTCGCAGAGCGGCGGCTGGAACCGGGTGTCATGCCGTTTGATCAGCCGTTCTATCTGCTGCTTAATCTTGCCGTTGGCGGGTGGTACGATCCGGTCGCGGTAGATGAAGCTGCGCTGCCTGCGGTAATGACGGTGTCGAGCATCCGGCTGTATCAGAGCTAA
- a CDS encoding phosphotransferase, whose protein sequence is MSDTAARIRDEILGSMAEQFEVHVTEAVQIDQGFLNLKWRLDSDHGRLFVKQYSKIRYPEPLTRGLEVSLSHQDHLYLEGLPVPKLFSHQGNYVLRTPSQERYVLMNLCDGDSIAPGSATEQQMYALGRVVGRMHKVLNARPASLPLYWEVRSQASMVRNWEARYLQATARQSEDTLSALELQRRIIDRMDTGIFADCERGWGHRDLFVDNMLFRADQVAAILDFDRLHFVYPEFDIARPILSCALSEDGIGLDRVRAFVTGYREYTPLPASTLIRSLKLTWWKEAEWIAVPQQDEFPPLVRFRQENHWIAANWERLNDIFAGI, encoded by the coding sequence ATGTCAGACACCGCCGCAAGAATCCGGGATGAAATCCTGGGCTCCATGGCAGAACAATTCGAAGTGCATGTCACTGAAGCGGTCCAGATCGATCAGGGCTTCCTGAATCTGAAATGGAGACTGGACAGTGATCATGGCCGTCTGTTCGTGAAGCAGTACAGCAAGATCCGTTACCCTGAACCCCTCACCCGCGGACTGGAGGTCTCCTTAAGCCATCAGGATCATCTGTACCTGGAAGGCCTTCCTGTTCCGAAGCTATTTTCGCACCAGGGGAATTATGTGTTGAGAACGCCTTCACAGGAACGGTATGTCCTGATGAACCTGTGTGACGGTGACAGCATTGCGCCAGGCTCGGCAACCGAGCAGCAGATGTATGCCCTAGGCAGGGTAGTGGGCCGGATGCACAAGGTGCTGAACGCACGGCCTGCTTCGTTGCCACTGTACTGGGAGGTCCGCAGCCAGGCGTCTATGGTGAGAAACTGGGAGGCACGCTATCTCCAGGCCACCGCCCGGCAGAGCGAGGATACTCTATCGGCGCTTGAGCTTCAGCGGAGGATCATCGACCGGATGGACACTGGCATCTTCGCGGACTGCGAACGGGGCTGGGGACACCGGGACCTGTTCGTGGATAATATGCTGTTCAGGGCAGATCAGGTGGCGGCGATCCTTGACTTCGACCGGCTGCATTTCGTCTACCCGGAGTTTGATATAGCCCGGCCGATCCTCTCCTGCGCGTTATCTGAGGACGGAATCGGGCTGGACCGGGTACGTGCCTTCGTGACGGGCTACCGTGAATATACCCCCTTGCCTGCAAGTACACTCATCCGGTCACTGAAATTAACGTGGTGGAAGGAAGCCGAATGGATTGCTGTGCCTCAGCAGGATGAATTCCCTCCGCTCGTCCGCTTCCGTCAGGAGAATCATTGGATCGCGGCCAACTGGGAGCGCTTGAATGATATTTTTGCCGGGATCTGA
- a CDS encoding MerR family transcriptional regulator, giving the protein MEILKTKEAAELLSVSQTTIKRWAAMFPNFFPKDRLGHYTFSEQQIGQLNHIKDRINQGEALEGIDPDLTNDKLPKGSLYENPSLYTDGDPMNKIWSRIEYIEHALDQKASEIVSVQLLQQRAELEDMRVMIKELSASLETMQKPGSPSLSPHEELYPVAAGRLTSPPRKRGLLRSFFSFL; this is encoded by the coding sequence TTGGAAATTCTGAAAACAAAGGAAGCTGCGGAGCTGCTGTCCGTTAGCCAGACTACGATCAAACGCTGGGCGGCCATGTTCCCCAATTTCTTTCCAAAGGACCGTCTTGGACATTATACCTTCTCGGAGCAGCAAATCGGCCAGCTCAATCATATTAAAGACCGTATTAATCAGGGGGAAGCACTGGAAGGCATAGATCCGGATCTCACGAACGACAAGCTGCCAAAGGGCTCGCTGTATGAGAATCCAAGCCTATATACAGACGGTGACCCTATGAATAAAATATGGTCCCGGATCGAGTATATTGAACATGCACTGGATCAAAAAGCGAGCGAGATCGTTTCGGTACAGCTGCTCCAGCAGCGTGCAGAGCTTGAGGATATGCGAGTAATGATTAAGGAATTATCCGCGTCGCTGGAAACGATGCAGAAGCCCGGCAGTCCATCCCTCTCCCCGCATGAAGAGCTTTATCCGGTTGCCGCTGGCAGGCTGACGTCTCCACCAAGGAAGCGAGGTCTATTGCGCTCTTTTTTTTCATTCCTATAA
- a CDS encoding glycoside hydrolase family 2 TIM barrel-domain containing protein, whose product MRNKLSYQQPANGYPEWNNNPEIFQLNRIDAHASMMSFPAAADALQGDKASSSRYQTLNGTWKFAFAETPDARIKDFYKTGYDAAAWADIAVPAHWQFQGYDYPQYTNVRYPWEVSEPDLKPPFAPTVYNPVGSYIRSFSVPQDWDGQPVFLSFQGVESAFYVWVNGELAGYSEDTFTPSEFDITAYLLPGENKLAVEVYRWCDASWLEDQDFWRLSGIFRDVYLYTAPPVRVADFFVRTELDKSFTDAELQVDLTLENYYNRVIGAHTVEVQLYDSKQQPVWAAPVSAGFAFEQEGTQLLKLSAAVKNPQKWSAEKPNLYTLLITVKDDQGQLLEALSCKTGFRTFEIQDGLMKINGKRIVFKGTNRHEFSCDTGRALSKEDMITDIKLMKLHNINAVRTSHYPNQSVWYELCDEYGLYVIDETNLETHGSWQYGQKELHEGNVPGSRPEWRANVIDRCNSMMQRDKNHTSVIIWSLGNESFGGDNFLAMYDHLKQADPTRPVHYEGTYHYRPSDAASDIESTMYIKPDEVVEYALSNPKKPYILCEYSHAMGNSCGGLHLYTELFDKYDSIQGGFIWDWVDQAIRTTTPEGVSYLAYGGDFGEKPHDGNFSGNGLLFADRSVTPKLLEVKKCYQNITITALDLKSGSFEARNHFLFTDLADYQLRWTLALNGETAQEGQLPLSTAPGEAASFTVPLDSALLESDKEAVLTVSFVQEGATAWSEATHEVAWEQFVLTPYIPSRGPELSGGTLQVKEQDGFLTFEGSGFAIAFEAATGALTSLKSSGKEVLLAPARPNFWRAVTDNDLGNKHPERCAVWKEASYERQLARFSCSVEGNLGFVTADYLLSTQPQSTLRVHYEIRTDGSVEIVQELNPGSSTLPEIPEFGMVFELDSSLDTISWYGRGPHENYWDRKAGAPLGLYTGKVSEQFTDYLRPQECGNKTDVRYASVTAGREGHGLSVEGAVPLEVNALPWSPAELEASDHGYKLPASDKTVLRVNYKQMGVGGDDSWGAPTHEQFTLPANRPYTFKFKLSLL is encoded by the coding sequence TTGCGCAACAAACTCTCATATCAGCAACCTGCCAACGGATATCCCGAATGGAACAATAATCCTGAGATTTTTCAATTGAACCGTATAGACGCCCATGCCTCCATGATGTCCTTCCCGGCAGCGGCCGACGCCCTGCAAGGGGATAAAGCATCCTCATCCCGTTACCAGACGCTGAACGGAACGTGGAAATTCGCTTTTGCCGAAACACCGGATGCACGGATCAAGGACTTCTATAAGACCGGATACGACGCTGCCGCCTGGGCAGATATCGCCGTTCCTGCCCACTGGCAGTTCCAGGGATATGATTATCCCCAATACACCAATGTACGCTACCCTTGGGAAGTATCCGAGCCGGATCTGAAGCCTCCCTTCGCTCCAACGGTATACAATCCGGTCGGCTCCTATATCCGTTCTTTCAGCGTTCCGCAGGATTGGGACGGACAACCTGTATTCCTCAGCTTCCAGGGTGTGGAATCCGCCTTCTATGTATGGGTGAACGGCGAACTTGCCGGATACTCTGAGGATACCTTCACACCGTCAGAATTCGATATCACCGCCTACCTGCTTCCCGGCGAGAATAAGCTGGCCGTTGAAGTCTACCGCTGGTGTGATGCGAGTTGGCTGGAAGACCAGGACTTCTGGCGTCTGAGCGGAATTTTCCGCGATGTCTATCTCTACACTGCGCCTCCAGTACGGGTAGCCGACTTCTTCGTCCGCACCGAGCTGGACAAGAGCTTCACCGATGCGGAGCTGCAAGTAGACCTGACTCTGGAGAACTATTATAACCGGGTCATCGGGGCACACACCGTTGAAGTACAGCTCTACGACAGCAAGCAGCAGCCGGTATGGGCAGCGCCGGTGTCAGCCGGATTTGCTTTTGAACAAGAGGGAACTCAGCTGCTTAAGCTGTCCGCAGCCGTGAAGAACCCGCAGAAATGGAGCGCGGAGAAGCCTAACCTCTATACCCTGCTGATTACTGTGAAGGACGATCAGGGACAACTGCTGGAAGCGCTCAGCTGCAAGACGGGCTTCCGGACCTTCGAGATCCAGGACGGCCTGATGAAGATCAACGGCAAACGGATCGTATTCAAGGGCACGAACCGCCATGAATTCTCCTGCGATACCGGCCGTGCGCTCTCCAAGGAAGATATGATCACCGACATCAAGCTGATGAAGCTGCATAATATCAATGCCGTGCGTACTTCCCACTATCCGAACCAGTCGGTATGGTACGAGCTGTGCGACGAATATGGTCTCTATGTAATTGACGAGACGAACCTGGAGACACATGGCTCCTGGCAATACGGACAGAAGGAGCTGCATGAGGGCAACGTTCCCGGCAGCCGCCCGGAATGGCGCGCGAACGTCATTGACCGCTGTAACTCCATGATGCAGCGCGACAAGAATCACACATCCGTCATCATCTGGTCGCTTGGCAACGAATCCTTCGGCGGCGATAACTTCCTGGCCATGTATGACCACTTGAAGCAAGCTGACCCGACCCGTCCGGTGCATTATGAAGGCACTTATCATTACAGACCTTCGGACGCGGCCAGCGATATTGAATCGACGATGTACATCAAGCCGGATGAAGTTGTGGAGTACGCTCTCAGCAATCCGAAGAAGCCGTATATTCTGTGCGAATACAGCCATGCCATGGGCAACTCCTGCGGCGGCCTGCATCTGTACACCGAGCTGTTCGACAAATATGACAGCATTCAGGGCGGATTCATCTGGGACTGGGTGGATCAGGCGATCCGTACAACCACTCCTGAAGGCGTGTCTTATCTGGCTTACGGCGGAGATTTCGGGGAGAAGCCGCATGACGGCAACTTCAGCGGCAACGGGCTGCTGTTCGCGGACCGCAGCGTGACGCCTAAGCTCCTCGAGGTGAAGAAATGCTATCAGAATATCACCATCACCGCACTGGATCTGAAGAGCGGAAGCTTCGAGGCCCGCAACCACTTCCTGTTCACGGATCTGGCAGACTATCAGCTGAGATGGACACTGGCTCTGAATGGCGAGACTGCCCAGGAAGGACAATTGCCGCTCTCCACAGCGCCTGGCGAAGCAGCCAGCTTCACGGTTCCGCTGGATTCAGCCTTGCTTGAATCGGACAAGGAAGCTGTACTTACGGTGTCGTTCGTTCAAGAGGGCGCAACCGCCTGGTCTGAGGCTACGCATGAAGTTGCCTGGGAACAGTTCGTGTTAACCCCGTATATTCCGTCCCGGGGCCCGGAGCTTTCGGGTGGTACCCTGCAAGTGAAGGAGCAGGATGGCTTCCTGACCTTCGAGGGCAGCGGATTCGCGATTGCCTTCGAGGCAGCAACCGGAGCCCTGACCTCGCTGAAGTCCTCCGGGAAGGAGGTTCTGCTCGCACCGGCCAGACCTAACTTCTGGAGAGCTGTAACAGACAATGATCTGGGCAACAAGCATCCCGAGCGCTGTGCGGTCTGGAAGGAAGCGTCCTACGAGCGTCAGCTGGCCCGGTTCAGCTGCAGCGTGGAAGGCAACCTCGGCTTCGTGACCGCCGACTATCTGCTCAGTACGCAGCCGCAGTCCACCTTGCGTGTTCATTACGAGATTCGTACGGATGGTTCGGTCGAGATCGTACAGGAGCTTAACCCGGGCAGCAGCACCCTGCCGGAGATCCCGGAATTCGGAATGGTCTTCGAGCTGGACAGCAGCCTGGACACGATCTCCTGGTATGGCCGCGGGCCGCATGAGAACTATTGGGACCGTAAGGCCGGAGCTCCGCTGGGGCTCTACACAGGCAAGGTCAGTGAGCAGTTCACGGATTACCTCCGCCCTCAGGAATGCGGCAACAAGACAGATGTCCGGTATGCTTCCGTCACTGCAGGACGCGAAGGACACGGATTATCCGTGGAAGGTGCAGTACCACTCGAAGTCAATGCGCTTCCTTGGTCTCCGGCCGAGCTTGAAGCCAGCGACCACGGCTACAAGCTGCCAGCCTCTGACAAAACCGTGCTGCGTGTCAATTACAAGCAAATGGGCGTGGGCGGTGACGACAGCTGGGGTGCGCCAACCCATGAGCAATTCACTTTGCCTGCCAACCGTCCGTATACCTTCAAGTTCAAGCTCTCCCTGCTATAA
- a CDS encoding AraC family transcriptional regulator: MDSTMIFCEMEDMLLLPLYATTIGYWEHQGEMARPAGFPDYQLHQVLGGKGEVNIRGKSYLAETGDLFCLYPDVPHSYTPLSREWELAWISFNGREAAQMLLYAGIRESGVGRLRAEPILAPLEEMLTLSSGNELQDNLERSKLLYALLLDLKRSLLPASNEDNELARMKPVLQYIELHLHRPLLLKELAEVASVSPQYLCRLFQRTVRERPVAYINKQRVNRSKQLMFSSRGQRIYEIAQRAGFENVSYFCAVFKRITGMQPEEWRGLHGLD, from the coding sequence ATGGATAGCACGATGATCTTTTGCGAGATGGAAGATATGCTTCTGCTGCCGCTGTATGCCACGACCATCGGGTATTGGGAGCATCAGGGGGAGATGGCACGGCCTGCGGGCTTCCCGGATTATCAGCTGCACCAGGTCCTCGGCGGGAAGGGTGAAGTGAATATCAGGGGCAAGTCCTATCTTGCGGAGACGGGCGACCTGTTCTGTCTCTACCCGGATGTTCCCCATTCCTATACCCCGCTTAGCCGGGAGTGGGAACTGGCCTGGATCTCGTTCAACGGAAGAGAAGCAGCCCAGATGCTGCTCTATGCCGGAATCCGCGAGTCCGGGGTCGGGCGTCTGCGGGCAGAGCCCATTCTTGCACCGCTGGAAGAGATGCTAACCCTCTCCTCCGGCAATGAGCTGCAAGACAATCTGGAGCGTTCCAAGCTGCTCTATGCACTGCTGCTGGATCTGAAGCGCAGCCTGCTTCCGGCCTCGAATGAGGACAATGAGCTTGCGCGGATGAAGCCGGTGCTGCAATATATTGAACTTCACCTGCATCGCCCGCTGCTGCTGAAGGAGCTGGCCGAGGTAGCGTCAGTCTCGCCGCAGTATCTGTGCCGGCTGTTCCAGCGGACCGTCCGAGAACGGCCGGTGGCCTACATTAACAAGCAGCGGGTCAACCGGAGCAAGCAGCTGATGTTCAGCAGCCGGGGGCAGCGGATCTATGAAATCGCCCAGCGGGCAGGCTTTGAGAATGTCAGCTATTTCTGCGCCGTCTTCAAACGGATTACCGGCATGCAGCCGGAAGAGTGGAGAGGACTGCACGGATTGGACTAG
- a CDS encoding GNAT family protein encodes MILEQGRGYQIRLMDEPAAREIVNWRYEPPYTLYNMLDAADAAEDIEELLDGSYFSVAAAEGALIGFFCYGQNAQVGEGIERGLYLDGTALDIGLGLRPDLTGQGHGLAFLLAGMKFAEQTYDAKRFRLSVAGFNLRAVSLYKKAGFVLLHSFVHQHGESEMEFLLMETPDIAARL; translated from the coding sequence GTGATTCTGGAACAGGGCAGAGGTTATCAGATCCGGTTAATGGATGAGCCGGCGGCCAGAGAGATTGTTAACTGGAGATATGAGCCGCCATATACCTTGTACAATATGCTGGATGCGGCTGATGCCGCAGAGGATATCGAGGAGCTGCTGGATGGCTCTTATTTCAGTGTAGCTGCTGCGGAGGGAGCGTTGATCGGGTTCTTCTGTTACGGACAGAACGCGCAGGTGGGGGAAGGGATAGAGAGGGGACTCTACCTGGATGGAACGGCCCTCGATATCGGCTTGGGGCTAAGACCGGATCTGACCGGACAGGGCCATGGACTGGCCTTCCTGCTGGCGGGGATGAAGTTTGCAGAGCAGACGTATGACGCGAAGCGATTCAGATTGTCGGTGGCAGGCTTTAACCTGAGGGCAGTCAGCTTGTATAAGAAGGCAGGCTTCGTCCTCTTGCATAGCTTCGTGCATCAGCATGGGGAGAGCGAAATGGAGTTCCTGTTGATGGAGACCCCGGACATTGCTGCCCGCCTATAG